One window of the Burkholderia ubonensis subsp. mesacidophila genome contains the following:
- a CDS encoding aldehyde dehydrogenase — MTDRQMLIGGEWCAARDGRTFDRFNPATGALASRAPAAGAADVDAAIDAAHRAFPAWAALAPTERRRRLLKAADLMDARIDAFIATGVAETGATPGWYGFNVTLAANMLREAAAMTTQIDGDVIPSDVPGNLALAMRVPCGVVLGIAPWNAPLILGTRALAMPLACGNTVVLKASEACPGMHALIGAVLHDAGLGAGVVNVVTHAAADAPGLVERLIAHPHVKRINFTGSTHVGRIIARHAAAHLKPVLLELGGKAPVLVLDDADLDTAVDAIAFGAFFNQGQICMSTERVIAARPVADALVERLAVKARTLVAGDPQAGHALGTMVDARAAARAAALVEDARSHGARLPLGCRIDGAVMQPAIVDGVTPDMRLYREESFAPVVAILRADSDDDAVALANDSEFGLSASVFSRDVARALAVARRIESGICHINGPTVHDEAQMPFGGVKASGYGRFGSRASIAEFTELRWITVQTAPRHYPI, encoded by the coding sequence ATGACCGACAGACAGATGCTGATCGGCGGCGAATGGTGCGCGGCGCGCGACGGGCGCACCTTCGACCGTTTCAACCCGGCGACCGGCGCGCTTGCGTCGCGTGCGCCGGCCGCGGGCGCCGCCGACGTCGACGCGGCAATCGACGCCGCGCACCGCGCGTTTCCCGCCTGGGCCGCGCTTGCGCCGACCGAGCGCCGCCGCCGGCTGCTGAAGGCGGCGGACCTGATGGACGCGCGCATCGACGCCTTCATCGCGACCGGCGTCGCGGAAACCGGCGCGACGCCGGGCTGGTACGGCTTCAACGTGACGCTCGCGGCAAACATGCTGCGCGAGGCGGCCGCGATGACGACGCAGATCGACGGCGACGTCATCCCATCCGACGTGCCCGGCAACCTCGCGCTCGCGATGCGCGTGCCGTGCGGCGTCGTGCTCGGCATCGCGCCGTGGAATGCGCCGCTGATCCTCGGCACCCGCGCGCTCGCAATGCCGCTCGCGTGCGGCAACACGGTCGTGCTGAAGGCGTCCGAGGCGTGCCCCGGCATGCACGCGCTGATCGGCGCGGTGCTGCACGACGCGGGGCTCGGCGCGGGCGTCGTCAACGTGGTCACGCACGCGGCGGCCGACGCGCCGGGGCTCGTCGAACGGCTGATCGCGCATCCGCACGTGAAGCGGATCAACTTCACCGGCTCGACGCACGTCGGGCGCATCATCGCGCGCCATGCGGCCGCCCACCTGAAGCCGGTGCTGCTCGAACTCGGCGGCAAGGCGCCGGTGCTCGTGCTCGACGACGCGGATCTCGACACCGCCGTCGACGCGATCGCGTTCGGCGCGTTCTTCAACCAGGGGCAGATCTGCATGTCCACCGAGCGCGTGATCGCCGCGCGGCCGGTCGCGGACGCGCTCGTCGAACGGCTCGCCGTGAAGGCGCGCACGCTCGTCGCAGGCGATCCGCAAGCGGGCCACGCACTTGGCACGATGGTCGATGCGCGCGCCGCCGCGCGCGCGGCGGCGCTCGTCGAGGATGCCCGCTCGCACGGCGCACGCCTGCCGCTCGGCTGCCGGATCGACGGCGCGGTGATGCAGCCCGCGATCGTCGACGGCGTGACGCCCGACATGCGCCTGTATCGCGAGGAATCGTTCGCGCCGGTCGTCGCGATCCTGCGCGCGGACAGCGACGACGACGCGGTCGCGCTCGCGAACGACAGCGAGTTCGGGCTGTCGGCGAGCGTGTTCAGCCGCGACGTCGCGCGGGCGCTGGCGGTCGCGCGGCGGATCGAGTCGGGGATCTGCCATATCAACGGCCCGACCGTGCACGACGAAGCGCAGATGCCGTTCGGCGGCGTGAAGGCGAGCGGCTACGGCCGCTTCGGCAGCCGCGCGTCGATCGCCGAATTCACCGAGCTGCGCTGGATCACCGTGCAGACCGCGCCGCGTCACTATCCGATCTGA
- a CDS encoding p-hydroxycinnamoyl CoA hydratase/lyase, with protein sequence MSKYDNRWQTVEVNVEAGIAWVTLNRPDKRNAMSPTLNQEMLQVLDAIEFDDDARVLVLTGAGAAWTAGMDLKEYFREIDGGPDALQEKVRRDASEWQWRRLRMYGKPTIAMVNGWCFGGGFSPLVACDLAIAADEAVFGLSEINWGIPPGNLVSKAMADTVGHRRALHYIMTGDTFTGVEAADMGLVNRSVPLAELRDATIALAARLIDKNPVVLRAAKHGFKRSRELTWEQCEDYLYAKLDQAQLRDPERGREQGLKQFLDDKAIKPGLQAYKR encoded by the coding sequence ATGAGCAAGTACGACAACCGCTGGCAGACCGTCGAGGTCAACGTGGAGGCAGGCATCGCATGGGTGACGCTGAACCGTCCGGACAAGCGCAACGCGATGAGCCCGACGCTCAACCAGGAGATGCTGCAGGTGCTCGACGCGATCGAGTTCGACGACGACGCGAGGGTGCTCGTGCTGACCGGCGCGGGCGCCGCGTGGACGGCCGGCATGGACCTGAAGGAATACTTCCGCGAAATCGACGGCGGCCCGGACGCGCTGCAGGAGAAGGTGCGGCGCGACGCGTCGGAGTGGCAGTGGCGGCGCTTGCGGATGTACGGCAAGCCGACGATCGCGATGGTGAACGGCTGGTGCTTCGGCGGCGGCTTCTCGCCGCTCGTCGCGTGCGATCTGGCGATCGCGGCCGACGAAGCGGTGTTCGGCCTGTCGGAGATCAACTGGGGCATCCCGCCGGGCAACCTCGTCAGCAAGGCGATGGCGGATACCGTCGGGCATCGCCGCGCGCTGCACTACATCATGACGGGCGACACGTTCACCGGCGTCGAGGCGGCGGACATGGGCCTCGTGAACCGCAGCGTGCCGCTCGCCGAGCTGCGCGACGCGACGATCGCGCTCGCCGCGCGCCTGATCGACAAAAACCCGGTCGTGCTGCGCGCGGCGAAGCATGGCTTCAAGCGGTCGCGGGAACTGACATGGGAGCAGTGCGAGGATTACCTGTACGCGAAGCTCGATCAGGCGCAGCTGCGCGATCCGGAGCGGGGCCGCGAGCAGGGTCTGAAGCAATTCCTCGACGACAAGGCGATCAAGCCCGGCCTGCAGGCGTACAAGCGCTGA
- a CDS encoding MarR family winged helix-turn-helix transcriptional regulator gives MSTAPTKSANPKAAARTAGEKPKARAPQRLTYVIGSLDRLLRRHMTDALAPLGITLAQYTALSVLEARGASSNAQLAERSFITPQSANEVMSVMAGRGFVTREADPSHGRVILLTLTAEGAAMLRECEAVLRPLENRMLGELAADDAAHVQHTLEVFARNLRG, from the coding sequence ATGAGCACCGCACCGACCAAGTCCGCGAATCCGAAGGCCGCTGCCCGCACGGCCGGCGAGAAGCCGAAAGCCCGCGCGCCGCAGCGCCTGACCTACGTGATCGGCAGCCTCGACCGGCTGCTGCGCCGTCACATGACCGATGCGCTTGCGCCGCTCGGCATCACGCTCGCGCAATACACGGCGCTGTCGGTGCTCGAGGCGCGCGGCGCGTCGTCGAACGCGCAGCTCGCTGAACGTTCGTTCATCACGCCGCAATCGGCGAACGAGGTGATGAGCGTGATGGCGGGCCGGGGCTTCGTCACGCGCGAAGCCGATCCGTCGCACGGCCGCGTGATCCTGCTGACGCTGACCGCCGAAGGCGCGGCGATGCTGCGCGAATGCGAGGCCGTGCTGCGTCCGCTCGAAAACCGGATGCTCGGCGAACTCGCGGCCGACGATGCCGCGCACGTGCAGCACACGCTCGAAGTGTTCGCCCGGAACCTGCGCGGCTGA
- a CDS encoding SMP-30/gluconolactonase/LRE family protein, with the protein MQQGIQTASATLLVDSRSTLGEGATWCDATRALYWVDIEGARLWRCRADGTDSRHWPMPERLACFALTDDPDVLLVGLATHLAFFDLRTETFTRIVDVEPGLPTRLNDGRCDPHGAFVFGMKDESGGTPRAIGGFHRLNPDLTLERLALPPAAIANSIAFSPDGSKMVFCDSPTREILVCDYRAGGGVDRVRPFARLTDTDGEPDGSTVDRDGGLWNAQWGAGRVVRYGTDGVETDRIAVPTAQPSCVALDDAGRLYVTSARVGLSDDAHAGGVFVAQTRYAGLPTARFPLKRPVRG; encoded by the coding sequence ATGCAACAGGGGATTCAAACGGCGTCCGCGACGCTGCTGGTGGACAGCCGCAGCACCCTCGGCGAGGGCGCGACGTGGTGCGATGCGACGCGCGCGCTGTACTGGGTCGACATCGAAGGCGCGCGGCTGTGGCGGTGCCGCGCCGACGGCACGGACTCAAGGCACTGGCCGATGCCCGAGCGGCTCGCGTGCTTCGCGCTGACCGACGACCCGGACGTGCTGCTCGTCGGGCTCGCGACGCATCTCGCGTTCTTCGACTTGCGCACGGAGACGTTCACGCGGATCGTCGACGTCGAGCCGGGCCTGCCGACGCGGCTCAACGACGGCCGCTGCGATCCGCATGGCGCGTTCGTGTTCGGGATGAAGGACGAAAGCGGCGGTACGCCGCGCGCAATCGGCGGGTTCCATCGGCTCAATCCGGACCTGACGCTCGAACGGCTCGCGCTGCCGCCGGCGGCAATCGCGAACAGTATCGCGTTTTCGCCGGACGGTTCGAAGATGGTCTTCTGCGATTCGCCGACGCGCGAAATCCTCGTCTGCGACTACCGGGCGGGCGGCGGCGTCGATCGCGTGCGGCCGTTCGCGCGCCTGACGGACACGGACGGCGAACCGGACGGCTCGACGGTCGATCGCGACGGCGGCCTGTGGAACGCGCAGTGGGGCGCTGGGCGGGTCGTGCGCTACGGTACGGACGGCGTCGAGACCGATCGCATCGCCGTGCCGACCGCGCAGCCGAGCTGCGTGGCGCTCGACGACGCAGGGCGCTTGTACGTGACGAGCGCGCGCGTCGGACTGAGCGACGATGCGCACGCCGGCGGCGTGTTCGTCGCGCAGACGCGGTACGCGGGATTGCCGACCGCGCGATTCCCGCTCAAGCGTCCGGTGCGCGGCTGA
- the araH gene encoding L-arabinose ABC transporter permease AraH, with protein sequence MSQAMQPQRTSPSPDTAAPARARGGVWPLINRSGIVMVFVVLFATLSLTVPDFLTPRNIQGLLLSVTLIGSIAVTMMFVLALGEVDLSVASIVAFSGVVASTLITATHSVLLGIAAGVLAGGAVGLVNGVLIARWRINSLIVTLAMMEVVRGLAFITSNGDAVMISEERFFELGSGAFLGISYPIWSNLVGFVVFGFLLRKTVFGKNVLAVGGNGEAALLAGLPVTRIKVAVFVLQGLVTGFAGVMLASRMSLGDPKTSAGLELGVISACVLGGVSLTGGVATISGVLVGVLIMGSVQDAMSLLNVPTFYQYLIRGGILLLAVLFDQYRRNQRRAMRI encoded by the coding sequence ATGAGCCAGGCGATGCAACCCCAACGCACTTCCCCGTCCCCCGACACTGCCGCGCCCGCGCGAGCCCGCGGCGGCGTGTGGCCGCTGATCAACCGCTCCGGCATCGTGATGGTGTTCGTCGTGCTGTTCGCGACGCTGTCGCTGACCGTGCCGGACTTCCTCACGCCCCGCAACATCCAGGGCCTGCTGCTGTCGGTCACGCTGATCGGCTCGATCGCCGTGACGATGATGTTCGTGCTCGCGCTCGGCGAGGTCGACCTGTCGGTCGCGTCGATCGTCGCGTTCTCGGGCGTCGTCGCGTCGACGCTGATCACCGCGACGCACAGCGTGCTGCTCGGCATCGCGGCCGGCGTGCTCGCGGGCGGAGCGGTCGGGCTCGTCAACGGCGTGCTGATCGCGCGCTGGCGGATCAACTCGCTGATCGTCACGCTCGCGATGATGGAGGTCGTGCGCGGGCTCGCGTTCATCACGTCGAACGGCGACGCGGTGATGATCTCCGAGGAGCGCTTCTTCGAGCTCGGGTCGGGCGCGTTCCTCGGCATCTCGTATCCGATCTGGAGCAACCTCGTCGGCTTCGTCGTGTTCGGCTTCCTGCTGCGCAAGACGGTGTTCGGCAAGAACGTGCTGGCCGTCGGCGGCAACGGCGAGGCGGCGCTGCTCGCGGGGCTGCCGGTGACGCGCATCAAGGTCGCGGTGTTCGTGCTGCAGGGGCTCGTCACCGGTTTCGCGGGCGTGATGCTCGCGTCGCGAATGAGCCTCGGCGATCCGAAGACGTCGGCCGGCCTCGAGCTCGGCGTGATCTCCGCGTGCGTGCTCGGCGGCGTGTCGCTGACGGGCGGTGTCGCGACGATCTCCGGCGTGCTCGTCGGCGTGCTGATCATGGGGTCCGTGCAGGACGCGATGAGCCTGCTGAACGTGCCGACGTTTTACCAATATCTGATACGGGGCGGCATTCTGTTGCTCGCGGTGCTGTTCGACCAGTATCGTCGCAATCAGCGGCGTGCGATGCGGATCTGA
- the araG gene encoding L-arabinose ABC transporter ATP-binding protein AraG, with product MTTDTITRADAVTTSDALLALDGITVSFPGVRALDAVSLAVRAGEVHGLMGENGAGKSTLLKVLSGVNQPQAGTLTLNGVAQRFASPRAALEAGIAIIYQELHLVPELTVAENLMLGQLPSRLGVVDARTLVARAARELERLGERIDPDTPVKHLSIGQRQMIEIGKALMRDARVIAFDEPTSSLSARETTQLFRIIHALRAEGRAIVYVTHRMEEVYALCDRVTVFRDGRRIETFESVDGLDRDRLIGSMVGRAIADVYGYRPRAAGNVLIEAKGLMGPGLSEPVSFSACRGEIVGFFGLVGAGRSELMKLLAGAARPSAGHVALHGRRVAFASPRDAVRAGVALCPEDRKQDGIVAIASVADNLNLSARRHFSPARVLLAPRKERELARRYIERLAIKTRDGDTPIGALSGGNQQKVVLARWLAERIDVFLMDEPTRGIDVGARAEIYNLFYELAEAGRTVILVSSDLAEVIGVSDRIVVMKEGRIAGAMTKAQASPDALIKLALPR from the coding sequence ATGACGACGGACACGATTACGCGGGCTGACGCCGTGACCACCAGCGATGCGCTGCTGGCGCTCGACGGCATCACCGTGAGCTTCCCGGGCGTGCGCGCGCTCGACGCGGTGTCGCTGGCGGTGCGCGCGGGCGAGGTGCACGGGCTGATGGGCGAGAACGGCGCGGGCAAGTCGACGCTGCTGAAGGTGCTGTCGGGCGTGAACCAGCCGCAGGCCGGCACGCTGACGCTGAACGGCGTCGCGCAGCGATTCGCGTCGCCGCGCGCGGCGCTGGAGGCCGGCATCGCGATCATCTACCAGGAACTGCATCTGGTGCCCGAGCTGACGGTCGCGGAAAACCTGATGCTCGGGCAGCTGCCGAGCCGGCTCGGCGTGGTCGATGCGCGCACGCTGGTCGCGCGGGCGGCGCGCGAGCTCGAACGGCTCGGCGAGCGCATCGACCCGGACACGCCGGTCAAGCACCTGTCGATCGGGCAGCGCCAGATGATCGAGATCGGCAAGGCGCTGATGCGCGACGCGCGCGTGATCGCGTTCGACGAGCCGACCAGCTCGCTGTCCGCGCGCGAGACCACGCAGCTGTTCCGGATCATCCACGCGCTGCGCGCGGAAGGCCGCGCGATCGTCTACGTCACGCACCGGATGGAGGAGGTCTACGCGCTGTGCGACCGCGTGACGGTGTTTCGCGACGGCCGGCGCATCGAGACCTTCGAATCGGTCGACGGGCTCGACCGCGACCGGCTGATCGGCAGCATGGTCGGGCGCGCGATCGCGGACGTGTACGGCTACCGGCCGCGCGCGGCGGGCAACGTGCTGATCGAGGCGAAGGGGCTGATGGGGCCCGGGCTGTCCGAGCCCGTGTCGTTCAGCGCGTGCCGCGGCGAGATCGTCGGGTTCTTCGGGCTCGTCGGTGCGGGGCGTTCGGAACTGATGAAGCTGCTGGCGGGCGCGGCGCGCCCGAGCGCGGGCCACGTCGCGCTGCACGGGCGGCGCGTCGCGTTCGCGAGCCCGCGCGACGCGGTGCGCGCCGGCGTCGCGCTGTGCCCGGAGGACCGCAAGCAGGACGGCATCGTCGCGATCGCGTCGGTGGCCGACAACCTGAACCTCAGCGCGCGCCGGCATTTCAGCCCCGCACGCGTGCTGCTCGCGCCGCGCAAGGAGCGCGAGCTCGCGCGGCGCTACATCGAGCGCCTCGCGATCAAGACCCGCGACGGCGACACGCCGATCGGCGCGCTGTCGGGCGGCAATCAGCAGAAGGTGGTGCTCGCCCGATGGCTCGCCGAGCGCATCGACGTGTTCCTGATGGACGAGCCGACGCGCGGCATCGACGTCGGCGCGCGCGCGGAAATCTACAACCTGTTCTACGAACTCGCGGAAGCGGGGCGCACGGTGATCCTCGTGTCGAGCGATCTCGCCGAGGTGATCGGCGTGTCGGACCGCATCGTCGTGATGAAGGAAGGACGGATCGCGGGCGCGATGACGAAGGCGCAGGCGAGCCCCGATGCGCTGATCAAGCTCGCGCTGCCGCGCTAG
- a CDS encoding arabinose ABC transporter substrate-binding protein: MTRTIRRLTLRAALAALCLAPLGMPGAARADAPLKIGFLVKMPEQAWFINEQGAASALGQKAGFTVVKIGTPDGEKTLAAIDNLGSQGAQGFVICAPDVRLGPAIAARAKRYNMKFVTVDDQLVDSSGKPLANVPHLGMSAIKIGNQVGQAIADEMKRRGWKPEEVGALRVTNYELPTAKLRTDGATQALLANGFRKENIFDAPQKTTDDEGGFSAAAPVLARHPNVKKWVVYALNEETVLGAVRATEQLHIPAADVIGVGINGAGEAFAEFQKKEPTGFYGTIAVSSTNHGKDSAQNLVDWIRNGKTPPADTQTSGKLMTRGNWQAVRTELGI, from the coding sequence ATGACCCGCACGATCCGCCGACTGACCCTGCGTGCCGCGCTCGCGGCGCTGTGCCTCGCGCCGCTTGGCATGCCGGGCGCCGCCCGCGCCGATGCGCCGCTCAAGATCGGCTTCCTGGTGAAGATGCCCGAGCAGGCGTGGTTCATCAACGAGCAGGGCGCGGCGTCCGCGCTCGGCCAGAAGGCGGGCTTCACCGTCGTGAAGATCGGCACGCCCGACGGCGAGAAGACCCTCGCGGCGATCGACAACCTCGGCTCGCAGGGCGCGCAGGGCTTCGTGATCTGTGCGCCCGACGTGCGGCTCGGGCCGGCGATCGCGGCGCGCGCGAAGCGCTACAACATGAAGTTCGTGACCGTCGACGACCAGCTCGTCGATTCGTCGGGCAAGCCGCTCGCGAACGTCCCGCATCTCGGGATGTCGGCGATCAAGATCGGCAACCAGGTCGGCCAGGCGATCGCCGACGAGATGAAGCGGCGCGGCTGGAAGCCGGAAGAGGTCGGCGCGCTGCGCGTGACCAACTACGAGCTGCCGACCGCGAAGCTGCGCACCGACGGCGCGACGCAGGCGCTGCTCGCGAACGGATTCCGCAAGGAGAACATCTTCGACGCGCCGCAGAAGACGACCGACGACGAAGGCGGCTTCAGCGCCGCCGCGCCGGTGCTCGCGCGGCATCCGAACGTGAAGAAGTGGGTGGTCTACGCGCTGAATGAGGAGACCGTGCTCGGCGCGGTGCGCGCGACCGAGCAGCTGCACATCCCGGCCGCGGACGTGATCGGCGTCGGGATCAACGGCGCGGGCGAGGCGTTCGCCGAATTCCAGAAGAAGGAGCCGACCGGCTTCTACGGCACGATCGCGGTCAGCTCGACGAACCACGGCAAGGACAGCGCGCAGAACCTCGTCGACTGGATCCGTAACGGCAAGACGCCGCCCGCCGACACGCAGACGAGCGGCAAGCTGATGACGCGCGGCAACTGGCAGGCCGTACGCACCGAGCTGGGCATCTGA
- a CDS encoding dihydrodipicolinate synthase family protein, with protein sequence MTSSRSPRYRGIFPVVPTTFTETGALDLASQLRAVDFMIDAGADGLCILANFSEQFALADDERDVLARTIVEHVAGRVPVIVTTSHYSSDVCAARSRHAQALGASMVMAMPPYHGATFRVPEPRIFEFFARVSDALDIPIMIQDAPASGTALPAPFLARMAREIEQVAYFKIETPGAANKLRELIRLGGDAVEGPWDGEEAITLLADLNAGATGAMTGGAYPDGLRPILVAHREGRGDDAYARYAQWLPLINHENRQAGLLAAKALMREGGVIACECARHPLPELHPDTRAELIAIARRLDPLVLRWAR encoded by the coding sequence ATGACCTCCAGCCGTTCCCCGCGTTACCGCGGCATCTTCCCCGTCGTGCCGACGACGTTCACCGAGACCGGCGCGCTCGATCTCGCGAGCCAGCTGCGCGCGGTCGATTTCATGATCGACGCCGGCGCCGACGGGCTGTGCATTCTTGCGAACTTCTCCGAGCAGTTCGCGCTCGCCGACGACGAGCGCGACGTGCTCGCGCGCACGATCGTCGAGCACGTCGCCGGCCGCGTGCCGGTGATCGTGACGACGTCGCACTACAGCTCGGACGTGTGCGCCGCGCGCAGCCGGCATGCGCAGGCACTCGGCGCATCGATGGTGATGGCGATGCCGCCGTATCACGGCGCGACGTTCCGCGTGCCCGAGCCGCGGATCTTCGAGTTCTTCGCGCGCGTGTCGGACGCGCTCGACATCCCGATCATGATCCAGGACGCGCCGGCGAGCGGCACCGCGCTGCCTGCGCCGTTCCTCGCGCGGATGGCGCGCGAGATCGAGCAGGTCGCGTACTTCAAGATCGAGACGCCGGGCGCGGCGAACAAGCTGCGCGAGCTGATCCGGCTCGGCGGCGATGCGGTCGAGGGGCCGTGGGACGGCGAGGAGGCGATCACGCTGCTCGCCGACCTGAACGCGGGCGCGACCGGCGCGATGACGGGCGGCGCGTATCCGGACGGGCTGCGGCCGATCCTCGTCGCGCATCGCGAAGGGCGCGGCGACGACGCCTACGCGCGCTATGCGCAATGGCTGCCGCTGATCAATCACGAGAACCGCCAGGCGGGGCTGCTGGCCGCGAAGGCGCTGATGCGCGAAGGCGGCGTGATCGCGTGCGAGTGCGCGCGCCATCCGCTGCCGGAGCTGCATCCGGACACCCGCGCCGAACTGATTGCAATCGCGCGCCGGCTTGATCCGCTGGTGCTGCGCTGGGCGCGCTGA
- a CDS encoding IlvD/Edd family dehydratase: MSATKPKLRSAQWFGTTDKNGFMYRSWMKNQGIPDHAFDGRPIVGICNTWSELTPCNAHFRKLAEHVKRGVHEAGGFPVEFPVFSNGESNLRPSAMLTRNLASMDVEEAIRGNPIDAVVLLAGCDKTTPALLMGAASCDVPALVVSGGPMLNGKLDGKDIGSGTAVWQLHEALKAGEIDLHRFLSAEAGMSRSAGTCNTMGTASTMACLAEALGVTLPHNAAIPAVDARRYVLAHMSGIRIVEMALEGLTLSKVLTRAAFENAIRANAAIGGSTNAVIHLKAIAGRLGVPLELEDWMRIGRDTPTIVDLMPSGRFLMEAFYYAGGLPAVLRRLGEGGLLPHPGALTVNGRTLWDNVRDAPNYDDEVIRPLDRPLIADGGIRILRGNLAPRGAVLKPSAASPELLKHRGRAVVFENFDHYKAAINDEALDVDASSVLVLKNCGPRGYPGMAEVGNMGLPPKLLRQGVKDMVRISDARMSGTAYGTVVLHVAPEAAAGGPLAAVRSGDWIELDCDAGTLHLDISDEELARRLSDVDPAAAPGVAGQLGKGGYARLYLDHVLQADEGCDLDFLVGQRGAAVPSHSH, encoded by the coding sequence ATGTCGGCAACCAAGCCCAAGCTGCGCTCCGCCCAATGGTTCGGCACGACGGACAAGAACGGCTTCATGTACCGGAGCTGGATGAAGAACCAGGGCATCCCCGATCACGCATTCGACGGCCGGCCGATCGTCGGCATCTGCAATACGTGGTCCGAACTGACGCCGTGCAACGCGCACTTCCGCAAGCTGGCGGAGCACGTGAAGCGCGGCGTCCACGAGGCGGGCGGCTTTCCGGTCGAGTTTCCGGTGTTCTCGAACGGCGAATCGAACCTGCGGCCGTCCGCGATGCTCACGCGCAATCTCGCGTCGATGGACGTCGAGGAGGCGATCCGCGGCAACCCGATCGACGCGGTCGTGCTGCTCGCCGGCTGCGACAAGACCACGCCCGCGCTGCTGATGGGCGCGGCGAGCTGCGACGTGCCGGCGCTCGTCGTGTCCGGCGGCCCGATGCTGAACGGCAAGCTCGACGGGAAGGACATCGGCTCCGGCACCGCCGTGTGGCAGCTGCACGAAGCGCTGAAGGCGGGCGAGATCGACCTGCATCGCTTCCTGTCAGCGGAGGCCGGCATGTCGCGCTCGGCCGGCACCTGCAACACGATGGGCACCGCGTCGACGATGGCGTGCCTGGCTGAAGCGCTCGGCGTCACGCTGCCGCACAACGCGGCGATTCCGGCCGTCGATGCGCGGCGCTACGTGCTCGCGCACATGTCGGGCATCCGCATCGTCGAGATGGCGCTCGAAGGGCTGACGCTGTCGAAGGTGCTAACGCGCGCCGCGTTCGAGAACGCGATCCGCGCGAACGCGGCGATCGGCGGCTCGACCAACGCGGTGATCCACCTGAAGGCGATCGCCGGGCGGCTCGGCGTGCCGCTCGAGCTCGAGGACTGGATGCGCATCGGCCGCGACACGCCGACGATCGTCGACCTGATGCCGTCGGGCCGCTTCCTGATGGAAGCGTTCTATTACGCAGGCGGGCTGCCCGCCGTGCTGCGCCGGCTCGGCGAAGGCGGGCTGCTGCCGCATCCCGGCGCGCTGACCGTCAACGGCCGGACGCTGTGGGACAACGTGCGCGACGCGCCGAACTACGACGACGAGGTGATCCGCCCGCTCGACCGGCCGCTGATCGCGGACGGCGGCATCCGCATCCTGCGCGGCAATCTCGCGCCGCGCGGCGCGGTGCTCAAGCCGTCTGCGGCGAGCCCCGAACTGCTGAAGCATCGCGGCCGCGCGGTCGTGTTCGAGAACTTCGACCACTACAAGGCCGCGATCAACGACGAAGCGCTCGACGTCGACGCGAGCTCGGTGCTGGTGCTGAAGAACTGCGGGCCGCGCGGCTATCCGGGGATGGCCGAGGTCGGCAACATGGGGCTGCCGCCGAAGCTGCTGCGGCAGGGCGTGAAGGACATGGTGCGGATCTCCGACGCGCGGATGAGCGGCACCGCGTACGGCACGGTCGTGCTGCACGTCGCGCCGGAGGCGGCGGCGGGCGGCCCGCTCGCGGCGGTGCGCAGCGGCGACTGGATCGAACTCGACTGCGACGCGGGCACGCTGCATCTCGACATCAGCGACGAGGAGCTGGCGCGCCGGCTGTCGGACGTCGACCCGGCCGCCGCGCCCGGCGTCGCCGGGCAGCTCGGCAAGGGCGGCTATGCGCGGCTGTACCTCGACCACGTGCTGCAGGCCGACGAAGGGTGCGACCTCGACTTCCTGGTCGGCCAGCGCGGCGCGGCGGTGCCGAGCCATTCGCATTGA